From a single Phacochoerus africanus isolate WHEZ1 chromosome 11, ROS_Pafr_v1, whole genome shotgun sequence genomic region:
- the LOC125111489 gene encoding LOW QUALITY PROTEIN: olfactory receptor 143-like (The sequence of the model RefSeq protein was modified relative to this genomic sequence to represent the inferred CDS: substituted 1 base at 1 genomic stop codon), translating to MQXMTMGNDSSVTEFILVGLTDQPELQLPLFFLFLVNYVVTVVGSLCLMNLICLNSHLHTPMYFFLFNLSFIDLCYSFVFTPTMLLSFILERNIISFTGCMTQLFFFCFFVNAECYVLTAMAYDRYVAVCKPLLYPIAMSPQVCSLLMSGSYVLGLAGAVVHTGCMMGLMFCDSNIINHYMCDIFPLLQLSCSSTYVSELVVSVIVGTVIIVSSLIIFTSYALILFNILHIQSAQGWSKAFSTCSSHIITVGLFYGFGLLAYVKPSSAGSVGKGKFFSVFYTNVVPMLNPLIYSLRNKDVRIALQKTLKRITT from the coding sequence ATGCAGTGAATGACCATGGGAAATGACTCCTCTGTGACTGAATTTATCCTTGTGGGATTGACAGACCAACCTGAACTCCAACTGCccctgtttttcctgtttttggtGAACTACGTGGTTACCGTGGTGGGCAGTTTGTGCTTAATGAATTTAATTTGTCTGAATTCACACCTTCACACCCCtatgtactttttcctcttcAATCTGTCCTTTATTGATCTctgttattcatttgtttttacccCCACAATGCTATTGAGCTTTATTTTAGAGAGGAACATCATCTCTTTTACAGGATGCATGACtcagttatttttcttctgcttttttgtcAATGCTGAGTGCTATGTATTGACAGCCATGGCCTACGATCGCTATGTGGCCGTCTGTAAGCCGTTGCTATACCCAATTGCTATGTCCCCTCAGGTGTGTTCTTTGCTGATGTCTGGTTCATATGTGCTGGGGCTTGCTGGTGCCGTGGTCCACACAGGGTGTATGATGGGGCTTATGTTTTGTGATTCCAACATCATCAACCATTATATGTGTGACATCTTCCCCCTCCTTCAGCTGTCCTGCAGTAGCACCTATGTCAGTGAGCTTGTGGTTTCCGTTATTGTGGGCACAGTTATCATAGTGTCTAGCCTTATTATCTTTACTTCTTATGCCTTGATTCTTTTCAATATCCTTCACATCCAGTCAGCTCAAGGTTGGTCCAAAGCCTTTAGCACGTGTAGCTCTCACATAATAACAGTTGGTCTGTTTTATGGATTTGGGCTGCTCGCTTATGTCAAGCCATCTTCTGCTGGTTCTGTGGGGAAGGGAAaatttttctcagtgttttacACCAATGTGGTGCCCATGCTGAACCCTCTTATTTATAGCCTAAGGAACAAGGATGTCAGAATTGCTCTGCAGAAAACCCTGAAGAGAATTACAACCTGA